Proteins co-encoded in one Ciconia boyciana chromosome 14, ASM3463844v1, whole genome shotgun sequence genomic window:
- the FITM2 gene encoding acyl-coenzyme A diphosphatase FITM2: MEPCGCWLRAGLAAGRVRRRLPWLLLAIVLLGSALKDGDLVPETPMRNKRNPLNVYFVKVAWAWTFWLLLPFIAVTTYQFAESKFLYGPTKSVLMVLRRLSALLVGTAIWYVCTGLFMYIENLTGMCSASGKLSEPRRLYATKHECHQDNGIWDGFDISGHCFLLSYCALMIVEEVAVLEGLSIDQNSKLHVVINGLFVSLCFLTMIWVFMFLCTAVYFHDFSQKLLGVLIGLSAWYGTYRFWYLKPFSPGLPLPNIPLSSKKYSYSR; the protein is encoded by the exons aTGGAGCCGTGCGGCTGCTGGCTGCGGGCCGGGCTGGCCGCCGGGCGGGTGCGCCGccggctgccctggctgctgctcgCCATCGTCCTCCTCGGGTCCGCCCTCAAGGACGGCGACCTGGTGCCCGAGACGCCCATGCGGAACAAGCGTAACCCGCTCAACGT ATATTTTGTGAAGGTGGCTTGGGCATGGACGTTCTGGCTTCTGCTGCCCTTCATCGCAGTCACCACCTACCAGTTTGCCGAGAGCAAGTTCCTCTATGGTCCCACGAAGAGCGTTTTGATGGTACTGCGGCGTCTCAGTGCACTGCTAGTGGGCACTGCCATCTGGTATGTCTGCACCGGACTTTTTATGTATATCGAGAATCTCACCGGCATGTGCTCTGCCTCAGGTAAACTCAGCGAGCCTCGCCGGCTGTACGCCACCAAGCATGAGTGCCACCAGGACAACGGAATCTGGGATGGTTTTGATATCTCGGGGCACTGTTTTCTGCTCTCGTACTGTGCTCTGATGATTGTGGAGGAGGTGGCTGTGCTGGAAGGCTTGTCCATAGACCAGAACTCTAAGCTGCATGTTGTGATCAACGGCCTGTTCGTTTCCTTGTGTTTTCTCACCATGATCTGGGTATTCATGTTCCTCTGTACTGCTGTGTATTTCCATGACTTCAGTCAAAAGCTTCTTGGTGTGTTGATAGGTCTGTCAGCTTGGTATGGGACATACAGATTTTGGTACTTGAAACCCTTTTCTCCTGGACTACCTCTTCCAAATATACCTTTGAGTTCAAAGAAATACAGTTATAGCagataa